The following coding sequences are from one Rutidosis leptorrhynchoides isolate AG116_Rl617_1_P2 chromosome 11, CSIRO_AGI_Rlap_v1, whole genome shotgun sequence window:
- the LOC139874996 gene encoding type I inositol polyphosphate 5-phosphatase 13-like, whose amino-acid sequence MSQGLDEADADALSALANAPPIPSVTQKSHSQQLRTNTGTALNRHPKHHHHRKHSLDEARITAAVDGFFHNHSDDEDDHDFYPYATSDSHNQHYYGNNNNNINNNIYNSNSCSSASDEQQQPLPEFSGNGGDAGFFKAPSRSAVHPGRPTALELRPHPLRETQVGRFIRTIACTETQLWAGQESGVRFWNFCDAFEPGLGLGGRARRGDEDAAPFYESANTSPTTCMMVDCANKLVWSGHKDGKVRSWRMDQKPADDMPFKECLSWQAYLRAPVLSMVTSSYGDIWTGSENGVIKVWPYESIEKSLALSPEERHMAALLVERSCIDLKSQVTVNGVCSISSSDVKYLLSDNVKSKIWAASSLSFSLWDARTRELLKVYNVDGQIDNRADISSEKDQPLEEESSVKGGSKSKKEKQQGGGFLQRSRNAIIGAADAVRRVATKGTNAFTVEDAKKTEALLLAYDGMIWTGCSNGLLVQWDGNGNRLHDFHHHHCAVLCFCTYGPRIWVGYVSGMVQVIDLEGNLITGWVAHNGPVIKLVVGNGSIFSLATHGGIRGWYISSPGPLDNILRPELAKREHMYNTLETVKIMVGTWNVSQGKPCQEALISWVGSQVSDVDILVVGLQEVEMGAGFLAMSAAKETIGVEGSSNGQWWQDAIGKAMGEGSAFERVGSRQLAALLIAIWVRKSIRTHVGDLDVGAVACGLGRTFGNKGGVGLRIRVYDRIICFVNCHLAAHLEAVNRRNADFDHIYGNITFGRSINNASAGVSSTAQMLRPATSAAINPDEGKPDLAEADMVVFCGDFNYRLFGITYDEARDFVSQRSFDWLREKDQLRAEMKAGKVFQGMREALIRFPPTYKFEIGKPGLGGYDSGEKKRIPAWCDRILYRDNRSSPTSECSLACPVVASIWMYEACMDVVESDHKPVRCKFKVQISHVDRSIRRQEFGKIFMSNEKIKSIREELRYVPETSLSTNKIVLQNHETCPLTITNRSNKDDAIFQILCDGHSAIKDGEEPEYRPKASFGFPRWLEVIPAVGIIKPGNSAEISIHHDDTQTSSEDSGTPKYWHSEDTRDKVVNLSVVIRGSKSTETKSHQCHVRYCYSPPKCIIANHEPSTKGGQSSKRHQSAHQRSSKNLDKFDDHRRSRHEH is encoded by the exons ATGAGCCAGGGGTTAGATGAAGCAGATGCCGACGCCTTGTCTGCTCTGGCCAACGCTCCGCCTATTCCATCCGTCACACAAAAATCACATTCCCAACAGCTTCGAACCAACACCGGCACCGCCTTGAACCGCCATCCGAAACACCACCATCATCGAAAACATAGCCTCGACGAGGCCCGAATAACCGCTGCAGTGGACGGCTTCTTTCATAATCATTCAGACGATGAAGACGATCATGACTTCTACCCGTACGCCACCTCAGATTCCCACAACCAACATTATTATggaaacaataataataacattaacaataatatttataatagtaatagtTGTTCGTCTGCCTCAGATGAACAACAACAACCGTTACCTGAGTTTTCAGGTAATGGCGGTGACGCGGGTTTTTTCAAAGCGCCATCACGGTCCGCTGTGCATCCAGGGCGGCCCACCGCCCTGGAACTCAGACCGCATCCGTTAAGGGAAACACAAGTCGGGAGATTTATTCGAACAATTGCGTGTACCGAGACCCAGTTATGGGCCGGGCAAGAGTCCGGTGTTAGGTTTTGGAATTTTTGTGACGCGTTTGAGCCCGGGTTGGGTTTAGGGGGACGGGCTCGACGTGGTGATGAAGATGCAGCCCCGTTTTACGAGTCAGCGAATACGTCACCGACAACTTGCATGATGGTAGATTGTGCGAATAAATTGGTTTGGAGCGGGCATAAAGACGGGAAAGTTAGATCATGGCGAATGGATCAGAAGCCTGCGGACGATATGCCTTTTAAAGAATGTCTTTCTTGGCAGGCTTATCTCCGGGCCCCGGTTCTTTCAATGGTGACTTCTTCATATG GTGATATATGGACAGGGTCAGAGAATGGAGTGATAAAGGTATGGCCATATGAATCGATTGAAAAATCACTCGCATTATCACCCGAAGAACGTCACATGGCTGCTTTGCTAGTCGAACGATCATGTATCGATCTTAAAAGTCAAGTAACTGTTAATGGAGTATGTAGTATATCTTCTTCTGATGTCAAGTATTTGTTGTCTGATAACGTCAAATCTAAAATATGGGCAGCCAGTTCGCTCTCTTTCTCATTGTG GGATGCTCGTACTAGGGAACTTTTGAAGGTGTATAATGTAGATGGGCAGATCGATAATCGAGCTGATATATCATCAGAGAAAGATCAACCATTAGAAGAAGAATCTAGTGTAAAAGGCGGTTCAAAATCCAAAAAAGAAAAACAACAAGGAGGCGGGTTTTTACAAAGATCACGCAACGCTATAATAGGAGCGGCCGATGCAGTTCGACGAGTGGCAACGAAAGGTACGAATGCATTTACAGTTGAAGACGCTAAAAAAACCGAAGCACTATTACTTGCGTATGACGGAATGATTTGGACCGGATGTTCAAACGGTTTACTTGTACAATGGGACGGTAACGGAAACCGTTTGCACGATTTTCATCACCATCATTGTGCGGTTCTTTGTTTTTGCACGTACGGGCCACGGATATGGGTCGGATACGTGAGTGGTATGGTTCAAGTGATTGACCTTGAAGGAAActtgattacgggttgggttgcgCATAATGGCCCGGTTATAAAGTTGGTTGTTGGGAATGGGTCGATATTTAGTTTAGCGACCCATGGTGGTATACGCGGGTGGTACATTTCGTCTCCCGGGCCTTTGGATAACATTTTGAGACCCGAATTAGCTAAAAGAGAACACATGTATAACACGCTTGAAACGGTTAAGATTATGGTTGGTACTTGGAATGTTAGTCAAGGAAAACCGTGTCAAGAAGCACTAATCTCGTGGGTTGGATCGCAAGTTTCGGATGTTGATATTTTAGTTGTCGGCTTGCAAGAGGTGGAAATGGGGGCCGGGTTTCTTGCGATGTCTGCCGCAAAAGAAACG ATAGGTGTTGAAGGTAGTTCAAATGGACAATGGTGGCAAGATGCAATAGGGAAGGCCATGGGCGAAGGATCCGCTTTTGAACGTGTAGGTTCTCGGCAGCTTGCAGCCCTGCTCATAGCCATTTG GGTAAGAAAGAGTATTAGAACACACGTAGGCGATCTTGATGTTGGAGCAGTTGCTTGTGGCTTAGGTCGAACTTTTGGTAATAAG GGAGGTGTAGGGTTGAGAATAAGAGTTTACGATCGAATAATATGCTTTGTGAACTGCCACCTGGCTGCGCATTTGGAAGCAGTCAACCGTCGGAATGCTGACTTTGACCACATTTATGGGAATATCACGTTTGGGCGATCAATCAATAATGCATCTG CTGGCGTGTCTTCTACCGCCCAAATGCTTCGTCCTGCTACT TCGGCGGCTATCAATCCTGATGAGGGGAAGCCTGATCTAGCGGAAGCTGATATGGTCGTCTTTTGTGGCGACTTCAATTACCGACTTTTTGGAATAACGTACGATGAAGCTCGTGACTTTGTTTCTCAAAGGAGTTTTGATTGGCTGAGAGAGAAGGACCAACTAAGAGCCGAGATGAAAGCCGGGAAAGTTTTTCAAGGAATGAGGGAAGCCCTCATTAGATTTCCTCCAACTTATAAGTTTGAAATTGGCAAACCAGGTTTAGGAG GATATGATTCTGGGGAGAAAAAGCGTATTCCCGCATGGTGCGATAGGATATTATATCGAGACAACCGGTCTTCACCAACATCAGAATGCAGTTTAGCATGCCCTGTTGTTGCTTCAATCTGGAT GTATGAAGCGTGTATGGATGTAGTAGAAAGTGATCATAAACCAGTTCGATGCAAATTCAAAGTTCAGATTTCTCATGTTGATAGATCAATAAGAAGACAAGAATTCGGAAAAATATTCATGTCTAATGAAAAAATCAAATCCATACGTGAAGAACTGCGATACGTTCCCGAAACTTCACTTAGTACAAACAAGATAGTTCTTCAAAACCATGAGACGTGTCCTTTGACTATCACTAATCGAAGTAATAAAGATGACGCGATTTTTCAGATTTTATGTGATGGTCACTCTGCTATTAAAGATGGAGAGGAACCAGAGTATCGGCCGAAAGCGTCGTTCGGGTTTCCTCGTTGGCTCGAG GTAATCCCGGCCGTAGGCATAATAAAACCTGGCAACTCGGCAGAAATCTCGATACACCATGATGACACACAGACCTCCTCGGAAGACAGCGGGACCCCAAAATATTGGCATTCTGAAGACACTCGCGATAAAGTAGTCAACTTATCAGTAGTAATTAGAGGCAGCAAATCAACTGAAACAAAAAGTCACCAATGTCATGTACGATACTGCTATTCTCCCCCTAAATGTATAATAGCGAACCATGAACCATCAACAAAAGGTGGTCAAAGTTCTAAAAGACATCAAAGTGCTCATCAGCGTTCTTCTAAAAACTTGGATAAGTTTGATGATCATCGTCGAAGTAGGCATGAACATTGA